One genomic segment of Mus pahari chromosome 4, PAHARI_EIJ_v1.1, whole genome shotgun sequence includes these proteins:
- the Olfml3 gene encoding olfactomedin-like protein 3, with product MGPSAPLLLLFFLSWTGPLQGQQHHLVEYMERRLAALEERLAQCQDQSSRHAAELRDFKNKMLPLLEVAEKERETLRTEADTISGRVDRLEREVDYLETQNPALPCVELDEKVTGGPGAKGKGRRNEKYDMVTDCSYTVSQVRSMKILKRFGGSAGLWTKDPLGPAEKIYVLDGTQNDTAFVFPRLRDFTLAMAARKASRIRVPFPWVGTGQLVYGGFLYYARRPPGGPGGGGELENTLQLIKFHLANRTVVDSSVFPAESLIPPYGLTADTYIDLAADEEGLWAVYATREDDRHLCLAKLDPQTLDTEQQWDTPCPRENAEAAFVICGTLYVVYNTRPASRARIQCSFDASGTLAPERAALSYFPRRYGAHASLRYNPRERQLYAWDDGYQIVYKLEMKKKEEEV from the exons ATGGGGCCCAGTGCTCCTCTGCTGCTCCTCTTCTTTTTGTCATGGACGGGACCCCTTCAGGGACAGCAGCACCACCTTGTGGAGTACATGGAACGCCGGCTAGCTGCCTTAGAG GAACGGCTGGCCCAATGCCAGGATCAGAGTAGTCGTCACGCTGCTGAGCTTCGGGACTTCAAAAACAAGATGCTGCCTCTCCTGGAGGTGGCAGAGAAGGAGCGGGAGACCCTCAGAACCGAAGCAGACACCATCTCAGGAAGAGTGGACCGTCTTGAACGGGAGGTAGACTATCTGGAGACACAGAACCCAGCTTTGCCCTGTGTAGAGCTGGATGAGAAGGTGACTGGAGGTCCTGGCGCCAAGGGCAAAGGCCGAAGAAATGAGAAGTACGATATGGTGACAG ACTGTAGCTACACCGTCTCTCAGGTGCGGTCAATGAAGATCCTGAAGCGGTTTGGTGGTTCAGCTGGCCTATGGACCAAGGATCCACTGGGGCCAGCAGAGAAGATCTACGTGTTAGACGGCACCCAGAACGACACAGCTTTCGTCTTCCCAAGGCTGCGTGACTTCACCCTTGCCATGGCTGCCCGGAAAGCTTCCCGAATTCGGGTGCCCTTCCCCTGGGTAGGCACGGGGCAGCTGGTGTACGGTGGCTTCCTTTATTATGCTCGAAGGCCTCCTGGAGGACCTGGAGGGGGTGGTGAATTGGAGAACACTCTGCAGCTGATCAAATTTCACTTGGCAAACCGAACAGTGGTGGACAGCTCAGTGTTCCCTGCAGAGAGCCTGATCCCCCCCTACGGGCTGACAGCAGATACATATATCGACCTGGCAGCTGATGAGGAGGGCCTGTGGGCTGTCTATGCCACTCGAGAAGATGACAGGCACTTGTGTCTGGCCAAGTTAGACCCACAGACACTCGACACAGAGCAGCAGTGGGACACACCATGTCCCAGAGAGAATGCAGAGGCTGCGTTTGTCATCTGTGGGACCCTGTACGTTGTCTATAACACCCGCCCTGCCAGTAGGGCTCGTATTCAGTGTTCCTTTGATGCCAGTGGTACTCTCGCCCCTGAAAGGGCAGCACTCTCCTATTTTCCACGCCGATATGGTGCCCATGCCAGTCTTCGCTATAACCCCCGTGAGCGCCAGCTGTACGCCTGGGATGATGGCTACCAGATTGTCTACAAAttggagatgaagaagaaggaggaggaagtttAA